Proteins from a genomic interval of Stigmatopora nigra isolate UIUO_SnigA chromosome 19, RoL_Snig_1.1, whole genome shotgun sequence:
- the sipa1 gene encoding signal-induced proliferation-associated protein 1 isoform X3: MQSDDLFARKFRRQNVRPAAPTVNFDPKPEAGVVEWPPRREADGLEGDNLTPSRAGLTLRTVGRGHIMQRSNSDVTLGDLDSGCKTGVKATRAVGEKMGVGAQMDTGVLLHREYGSLSSLERQSQIQDQRIANQGPFSPNALRFKDPFLLLGLQGNPPEPDGFFRGLSTSTGDSPKPAKPPKPEDLSKKSKTVPPSIPQPGPYDNIGGGAWVRNFAHYDVQSILFDLTEAATNRDSIGRKKNITSGASAASQMRPLSQGAPSSPAQGGGLGNGSSVDDPEQSMLLDEGDGNDNELLLSCPHFRNETGGEEQMGLGRSQARRGLWLSPRTPNDAASVLEEPRESHIQQQGKSNYFVEHADLGAHYYRKYFYMKEHQNFFGMDDRLGPVAISFRREEKEGTSGAQYNYRIIFRTTEMKTLRGSILEESVPSAARHTTPRGLSPKRLLEFILPELNLHCLRLASNSPKVRDTLLKLDEQGLNFQRKVGVMYCRAGQSSEEDMYNNESSGPAFEEFLDLLGDRVRLKGWEKYRAQLDNKTDSTGTHSLYTRYQDYEIMFHVSTMLPYTANNTQQLLRKRHIGNDIVTIVFQEPGALPFTPKSIRSHFQHVFIIVQVHEACTENTYYRVAVTRSKDMPLFGPLFPKGALFPRSPAFRDFLLAKVVNAENAAEKSEKFRSMATRTRQEYLKDLAENYVTTTPIDSSTKFPLLSLGGKRKDKLKGAKGAELHSAGALVWAVMVDGGEEGEASEHKLPCLLGVSAESVVLIQRCTRRVVFNCSCRDVIGWKAVAETKEGGPRLDIFYERGESVSISVTENQAEDLREVVQRLELVTRGCEALEVTPLRDGVGQPGFLMNEEGFVTELQRFCYAESGGLQLWARVVRLCGRSLVHLGTEERTRLLRTAHKVHITVIPPDENGKPRRSFSELYQKAIKDAECKPGEDQSGEAWVLDERGDDEEELDKPLQGEKVTEADTVEVQVESHGAPAPPVGSEKGDGESFLAPPSLPLLRATSVQDQTSNQDQESSQLTRSFSLEKDSSYSDTNEGHIYDNVSLKEDRHIYENVGKLSDATPDLILAVKPKFAPADDQFISDFGEDKASASELPLSSSRLSSVDRAERNSRALSLHNSITKILSETTDTTEEEWQSIADLATACRSILEALSREDRKAGDQSGADHTDGKLNTKDSDSPGHLVEKVSQLEAMLKKLQDDLQK; this comes from the exons ATGCAGTCCGATGACCTATTTGCCCGAAAGTTTCGGCGGCAGAATGTACGACCAGCAGCCCCGACTGTCAACTTTGATCCGAAACCAGAGGCGGGCGTGGTGGAGTGGCCGCCGAGAAGGGAGGCGGATGGGTTAGAAGGGGATAACCTGACTCCTAGCCGGGCTGGACTAACCCTACGCACGGTGGGACGAGGCCACATCATGCAGCGGAGTAATAGCGATGTGACTTTAGGAGACCTGGACTCCGGGTGCAAGACCGGGGTTAAAGCGACTCGGGCAGTTGGCGAGAAGATGGGCGTGGGGGCTCAGATGGACACCGGGGTGCTGCTACACCGAGAATATGGCAGTCTTTCATCACTGGAGAGACAAAGTCAAATCCAGGATCAGCGAATTGCAAACCAAGGCCCGTTCAGTCCAAACGCCCTCCGGTTTAAGGACCCTTTCCTGCTTTTAGGACTCCAAGGCAACCCGCCGGAACCCGATGGCTTCTTTCGAGGCCTGTCCACCTCCACGGGAGATTCCCCCAAACCTGCGAAGCCGCCTAAGCCCGAAGATCTTAGTAAGAAATCTAAAACTGTTCCCCCTTCAATCCCCCAGCCCGGTCCCTATGATAACATCGGGGGCGGTGCTTGGGTGAGGAACTTTGCCCATTATGATGTTCAAAGTATACTTTTTGATCTGACGGAGGCGGCCACCAACCGAGACAGCATTGGACGCAAAAAGAATATCACTTCAGGAGCCTCAGCCGCCTCACAGATGCGACCCCTGTCCCAGGGAGCGCCTTCCTCACCGGCACAAGGAGGTGGGCTGGGCAACGGGAGTAGCGTGGATGACCCCGAGCAATCGATGCTGCTGGACGAAGGTGACGGCAACGACAATGAGCTCCTACTCAGCTGCCCCCACTTCCGAAATGAGACAGGTGGGGAGGAGCAAATGGGCCTGGGCCGATCTCAGGCCAGAAGGGGGCTGTGGTTGAGCCCGCGAACCCCCAACGACGCAGCTTCCGTCCTGGAAGAGCCCAGAGAAAGTCACATTCAGCAGCAAGGCAAAAGCAACTACTTTGTTGAACATGCCGATCTGGGGGCGCATTACTACCGCAAATATTTCTACATGAAAG AACATCAGAACTTCTTCGGCATGGATGATCGCTTGGGCCCGGTGGCCATCAGTTTCCGCAGAGAGGAGAAGGAAGGCACAAGTGGCGCCCAGTACAACTACAGAATCATCTTTCGCACcactgaa ATGAAAACACTTCGTGGGTCCATCTTGGAAGAGTCTGTTCCCTCCGCCGCCCGTCACACGACCCCTCGAGGTTTGTCTCCCAAGCGGCTGCTGGAGTTCATCCTGCCCGAACTCAATCTGCACTGCCTTCGTCTGGCCTCAAACTCCCCCAAAGTCCGTGACACCTTACTGAAGCTGGATGAGCAGGGG TTAAATTTCCAACGAAAAGTCGGTGTCATGTATTGCCGGGCTGGACAGAGCTCAGAGGAAGACATGTACAACAATGAAAGCTCTGGTCCAGCCTTCGAAGAGTTCCTGGATTTGCTCGGCGATCGAGTGCGCCTGAAAGGCTGGGAGAAGTACCGAGCTCAGCTGGATAACAAGA CCGACTCAACAGGGACACATTCCCTCTATACGCGATACCAAGACTATGAGATTATGTTCCATGTGTCTACTATGCTGCCCTACACAGCCAACAACACTCAACAG ttGCTGAGGAAGCGTCACATCGGCAACGACATTGTGACCATTGTGTTCCAGGAGCCAGGCGCATTGCCCTTTACGCCAAAATCCATCCGCTCCCACTTCCAACACGTCTTTATTATTGTTCAGGTTCATGAGGCCTGTACAGAAAACACCTATTACAG gGTGGCTGTGACACGGTCTAAAGACATGCCATTATTCGGTCCGCTATTCCCAAAGGGCGCACTCTTCCCTCGCTCGCCAGCCTTCAGAGACTTCCTCCTGGCCAAGGTAGTCAACGCGGAGAATGCGGCAGAAAAGTCGGAGAAGTTCCGTTCAATGGCCACTCGAACGAGACAGGAATACCTCAAGGATTTGGCCGAAAACTACGTGACCACGACGCCCATCGACTCCTCCACCAAGTTCCCGCTGCTCTCCCTCGGAGGCAAACGCAAAGACAAGCTGAAGGGCGCCAAAGGGGCCGAGCTCCATAGCGCCGGTGCGCTAGTTTGGGCCGTGATGGTGGATGGCGGGGAGGAAGGCGAGGCATCAGAGCACAAGCTGCCCTGTCTTCTGGGTGTTTCTGCTGAGTCGGTGGTGCTCATCCAGAGGTGCACTCGCAGGGTGGTTTTTAACTGCTCCTGCAGGGACGTCATCGGATGGAAGGCGGTGGCCGAGACCAAAGAGGGTGGGCCCCGTTTGGACATCTTCTATGAACGCGGAGAGTCAGTGTCCATCAGCGTAACTGAGAACCAAGCGGAGGATTTAAGAGAGGTGGTGCAGAGGCTGGAG TTGGTTACCCGAGGGTGCGAGGCCTTGGAAGTCACCCCGTTACGCGACGGCGTGGGCCAACCTGGCTTTCTGATGAATGAGGAGGGCTTTGTGACGGAGTTGCAGCGCTTCTGCTATGCCGAAAGCGGGGGACTGCAGTTATGGGCTCGTGTGGTACGCTTGTGCGGACGTTCTCTGGTCCACCTCGGCACAGAGGAGAGGACTAGACTACTTCGCACTGCGCACAAAGTCCACATCACAGTCATTCCGCCAGACGAAAACGGGAAACCCAGACG GAGCTTCTCTGAGCTGTACCAGAAAGCCATTAAGGACGCAGAGTGTAAGCCTGGCGAGGACCAGTCGGGTGAGGCCTGGGTTCTTGACGAGAGGGGGGATGATGAAGAGGAGCTGGACAAACCGCTTCAGGGGGAGAAGGTCACCGAAGCAGATACAGTGGAGGTCCAAGTGGAAAGCCATGGGGCACCAGCACCTCCAGTAGGAAGTGAGAAAGGTGATGGTGAGTCCTTCCTGGCACCGCCAAGCCTACCTCTGTTGCGGGCTACTTCGGTGCAAGACCAAACATCCAATCAGGACCAGGAGAGCTCGCAGCTCACACGCAGTTTTTCTTTAGAGAAGGACTCATCCTACAGTGATACCAATGAGGG acacatttatgacaatgTGTCCTTGAAAGAGGACCGCCACATCTACGAAAACGTTGGCAAACTGAGCGATGCCACGCCTGATCTGATCCTGGCAGTCAAGCCCAAATTTGCCCCGGCTGACGACCAG TTCATTTCAGATTTTGGTGAGGACAAAGCGTCGGCCAGTGAATTACCTCTTTCCTCCTCAAGGTTGTCCTCTGTGGACCGAGCAGAGAGAAACTCACGAGCCTTAAGTCTTCACAACTCCATTACCAAGA TTCTCTCAGAGACGACAGATACCACCGAGGAAGAGTGGCAGTCCATCGCTGACCTGGCCACGGCCTGCCGCAGCATCTTAGAGGCGCTGTCACGCGAGG ATCGCAAAGCTGGCGACCAATCAGGGGCCGATCACACGGATGGAAAGCTGAACACAAAGGATAG TGACTCTCCAGGCCACCTGGTGGAGAAGGTGTCACAGTTGGAGGCCatgctgaagaaactgcaggaTGACCTGCAAAAG TAA
- the sipa1 gene encoding signal-induced proliferation-associated protein 1 isoform X2, with translation MQSDDLFARKFRRQNVRPAAPTVNFDPKPEAGVVEWPPRREADGLEGDNLTPSRAGLTLRTVGRGHIMQRSNSDVTLGDLDSGCKTGVKATRAVGEKMGVGAQMDTGVLLHREYGSLSSLERQSQIQDQRIANQGPFSPNALRFKDPFLLLGLQGNPPEPDGFFRGLSTSTGDSPKPAKPPKPEDLSKKSKTVPPSIPQPGPYDNIGGGAWVRNFAHYDVQSILFDLTEAATNRDSIGRKKNITSGASAASQMRPLSQGAPSSPAQGGGLGNGSSVDDPEQSMLLDEGDGNDNELLLSCPHFRNETGGEEQMGLGRSQARRGLWLSPRTPNDAASVLEEPRESHIQQQGKSNYFVEHADLGAHYYRKYFYMKEHQNFFGMDDRLGPVAISFRREEKEGTSGAQYNYRIIFRTTEMKTLRGSILEESVPSAARHTTPRGLSPKRLLEFILPELNLHCLRLASNSPKVRDTLLKLDEQGLNFQRKVGVMYCRAGQSSEEDMYNNESSGPAFEEFLDLLGDRVRLKGWEKYRAQLDNKTDSTGTHSLYTRYQDYEIMFHVSTMLPYTANNTQQLLRKRHIGNDIVTIVFQEPGALPFTPKSIRSHFQHVFIIVQVHEACTENTYYRVAVTRSKDMPLFGPLFPKGALFPRSPAFRDFLLAKVVNAENAAEKSEKFRSMATRTRQEYLKDLAENYVTTTPIDSSTKFPLLSLGGKRKDKLKGAKGAELHSAGALVWAVMVDGGEEGEASEHKLPCLLGVSAESVVLIQRCTRRVVFNCSCRDVIGWKAVAETKEGGPRLDIFYERGESVSISVTENQAEDLREVVQRLELVTRGCEALEVTPLRDGVGQPGFLMNEEGFVTELQRFCYAESGGLQLWARVVRLCGRSLVHLGTEERTRLLRTAHKVHITVIPPDENGKPRRSFSELYQKAIKDAECKPGEDQSGEAWVLDERGDDEEELDKPLQGEKVTEADTVEVQVESHGAPAPPVGSEKGDGESFLAPPSLPLLRATSVQDQTSNQDQESSQLTRSFSLEKDSSYSDTNEGHIYDNVSLKEDRHIYENVGKLSDATPDLILAVKPKFAPADDQFISDFGEDKASASELPLSSSRLSSVDRAERNSRALSLHNSITKILSETTDTTEEEWQSIADLATACRSILEALSREDRKAGDQSGADHTDGKLNTKDSDSPGHLVEKVSQLEAMLKKLQDDLQKQTAA, from the exons ATGCAGTCCGATGACCTATTTGCCCGAAAGTTTCGGCGGCAGAATGTACGACCAGCAGCCCCGACTGTCAACTTTGATCCGAAACCAGAGGCGGGCGTGGTGGAGTGGCCGCCGAGAAGGGAGGCGGATGGGTTAGAAGGGGATAACCTGACTCCTAGCCGGGCTGGACTAACCCTACGCACGGTGGGACGAGGCCACATCATGCAGCGGAGTAATAGCGATGTGACTTTAGGAGACCTGGACTCCGGGTGCAAGACCGGGGTTAAAGCGACTCGGGCAGTTGGCGAGAAGATGGGCGTGGGGGCTCAGATGGACACCGGGGTGCTGCTACACCGAGAATATGGCAGTCTTTCATCACTGGAGAGACAAAGTCAAATCCAGGATCAGCGAATTGCAAACCAAGGCCCGTTCAGTCCAAACGCCCTCCGGTTTAAGGACCCTTTCCTGCTTTTAGGACTCCAAGGCAACCCGCCGGAACCCGATGGCTTCTTTCGAGGCCTGTCCACCTCCACGGGAGATTCCCCCAAACCTGCGAAGCCGCCTAAGCCCGAAGATCTTAGTAAGAAATCTAAAACTGTTCCCCCTTCAATCCCCCAGCCCGGTCCCTATGATAACATCGGGGGCGGTGCTTGGGTGAGGAACTTTGCCCATTATGATGTTCAAAGTATACTTTTTGATCTGACGGAGGCGGCCACCAACCGAGACAGCATTGGACGCAAAAAGAATATCACTTCAGGAGCCTCAGCCGCCTCACAGATGCGACCCCTGTCCCAGGGAGCGCCTTCCTCACCGGCACAAGGAGGTGGGCTGGGCAACGGGAGTAGCGTGGATGACCCCGAGCAATCGATGCTGCTGGACGAAGGTGACGGCAACGACAATGAGCTCCTACTCAGCTGCCCCCACTTCCGAAATGAGACAGGTGGGGAGGAGCAAATGGGCCTGGGCCGATCTCAGGCCAGAAGGGGGCTGTGGTTGAGCCCGCGAACCCCCAACGACGCAGCTTCCGTCCTGGAAGAGCCCAGAGAAAGTCACATTCAGCAGCAAGGCAAAAGCAACTACTTTGTTGAACATGCCGATCTGGGGGCGCATTACTACCGCAAATATTTCTACATGAAAG AACATCAGAACTTCTTCGGCATGGATGATCGCTTGGGCCCGGTGGCCATCAGTTTCCGCAGAGAGGAGAAGGAAGGCACAAGTGGCGCCCAGTACAACTACAGAATCATCTTTCGCACcactgaa ATGAAAACACTTCGTGGGTCCATCTTGGAAGAGTCTGTTCCCTCCGCCGCCCGTCACACGACCCCTCGAGGTTTGTCTCCCAAGCGGCTGCTGGAGTTCATCCTGCCCGAACTCAATCTGCACTGCCTTCGTCTGGCCTCAAACTCCCCCAAAGTCCGTGACACCTTACTGAAGCTGGATGAGCAGGGG TTAAATTTCCAACGAAAAGTCGGTGTCATGTATTGCCGGGCTGGACAGAGCTCAGAGGAAGACATGTACAACAATGAAAGCTCTGGTCCAGCCTTCGAAGAGTTCCTGGATTTGCTCGGCGATCGAGTGCGCCTGAAAGGCTGGGAGAAGTACCGAGCTCAGCTGGATAACAAGA CCGACTCAACAGGGACACATTCCCTCTATACGCGATACCAAGACTATGAGATTATGTTCCATGTGTCTACTATGCTGCCCTACACAGCCAACAACACTCAACAG ttGCTGAGGAAGCGTCACATCGGCAACGACATTGTGACCATTGTGTTCCAGGAGCCAGGCGCATTGCCCTTTACGCCAAAATCCATCCGCTCCCACTTCCAACACGTCTTTATTATTGTTCAGGTTCATGAGGCCTGTACAGAAAACACCTATTACAG gGTGGCTGTGACACGGTCTAAAGACATGCCATTATTCGGTCCGCTATTCCCAAAGGGCGCACTCTTCCCTCGCTCGCCAGCCTTCAGAGACTTCCTCCTGGCCAAGGTAGTCAACGCGGAGAATGCGGCAGAAAAGTCGGAGAAGTTCCGTTCAATGGCCACTCGAACGAGACAGGAATACCTCAAGGATTTGGCCGAAAACTACGTGACCACGACGCCCATCGACTCCTCCACCAAGTTCCCGCTGCTCTCCCTCGGAGGCAAACGCAAAGACAAGCTGAAGGGCGCCAAAGGGGCCGAGCTCCATAGCGCCGGTGCGCTAGTTTGGGCCGTGATGGTGGATGGCGGGGAGGAAGGCGAGGCATCAGAGCACAAGCTGCCCTGTCTTCTGGGTGTTTCTGCTGAGTCGGTGGTGCTCATCCAGAGGTGCACTCGCAGGGTGGTTTTTAACTGCTCCTGCAGGGACGTCATCGGATGGAAGGCGGTGGCCGAGACCAAAGAGGGTGGGCCCCGTTTGGACATCTTCTATGAACGCGGAGAGTCAGTGTCCATCAGCGTAACTGAGAACCAAGCGGAGGATTTAAGAGAGGTGGTGCAGAGGCTGGAG TTGGTTACCCGAGGGTGCGAGGCCTTGGAAGTCACCCCGTTACGCGACGGCGTGGGCCAACCTGGCTTTCTGATGAATGAGGAGGGCTTTGTGACGGAGTTGCAGCGCTTCTGCTATGCCGAAAGCGGGGGACTGCAGTTATGGGCTCGTGTGGTACGCTTGTGCGGACGTTCTCTGGTCCACCTCGGCACAGAGGAGAGGACTAGACTACTTCGCACTGCGCACAAAGTCCACATCACAGTCATTCCGCCAGACGAAAACGGGAAACCCAGACG GAGCTTCTCTGAGCTGTACCAGAAAGCCATTAAGGACGCAGAGTGTAAGCCTGGCGAGGACCAGTCGGGTGAGGCCTGGGTTCTTGACGAGAGGGGGGATGATGAAGAGGAGCTGGACAAACCGCTTCAGGGGGAGAAGGTCACCGAAGCAGATACAGTGGAGGTCCAAGTGGAAAGCCATGGGGCACCAGCACCTCCAGTAGGAAGTGAGAAAGGTGATGGTGAGTCCTTCCTGGCACCGCCAAGCCTACCTCTGTTGCGGGCTACTTCGGTGCAAGACCAAACATCCAATCAGGACCAGGAGAGCTCGCAGCTCACACGCAGTTTTTCTTTAGAGAAGGACTCATCCTACAGTGATACCAATGAGGG acacatttatgacaatgTGTCCTTGAAAGAGGACCGCCACATCTACGAAAACGTTGGCAAACTGAGCGATGCCACGCCTGATCTGATCCTGGCAGTCAAGCCCAAATTTGCCCCGGCTGACGACCAG TTCATTTCAGATTTTGGTGAGGACAAAGCGTCGGCCAGTGAATTACCTCTTTCCTCCTCAAGGTTGTCCTCTGTGGACCGAGCAGAGAGAAACTCACGAGCCTTAAGTCTTCACAACTCCATTACCAAGA TTCTCTCAGAGACGACAGATACCACCGAGGAAGAGTGGCAGTCCATCGCTGACCTGGCCACGGCCTGCCGCAGCATCTTAGAGGCGCTGTCACGCGAGG ATCGCAAAGCTGGCGACCAATCAGGGGCCGATCACACGGATGGAAAGCTGAACACAAAGGATAG TGACTCTCCAGGCCACCTGGTGGAGAAGGTGTCACAGTTGGAGGCCatgctgaagaaactgcaggaTGACCTGCAAAAG CAAACTGCTGCTTGA
- the sipa1 gene encoding signal-induced proliferation-associated protein 1 isoform X1 produces MQSDDLFARKFRRQNVRPAAPTVNFDPKPEAGVVEWPPRREADGLEGDNLTPSRAGLTLRTVGRGHIMQRSNSDVTLGDLDSGCKTGVKATRAVGEKMGVGAQMDTGVLLHREYGSLSSLERQSQIQDQRIANQGPFSPNALRFKDPFLLLGLQGNPPEPDGFFRGLSTSTGDSPKPAKPPKPEDLSKKSKTVPPSIPQPGPYDNIGGGAWVRNFAHYDVQSILFDLTEAATNRDSIGRKKNITSGASAASQMRPLSQGAPSSPAQGGGLGNGSSVDDPEQSMLLDEGDGNDNELLLSCPHFRNETGGEEQMGLGRSQARRGLWLSPRTPNDAASVLEEPRESHIQQQGKSNYFVEHADLGAHYYRKYFYMKEHQNFFGMDDRLGPVAISFRREEKEGTSGAQYNYRIIFRTTEMKTLRGSILEESVPSAARHTTPRGLSPKRLLEFILPELNLHCLRLASNSPKVRDTLLKLDEQGLNFQRKVGVMYCRAGQSSEEDMYNNESSGPAFEEFLDLLGDRVRLKGWEKYRAQLDNKTDSTGTHSLYTRYQDYEIMFHVSTMLPYTANNTQQLLRKRHIGNDIVTIVFQEPGALPFTPKSIRSHFQHVFIIVQVHEACTENTYYRVAVTRSKDMPLFGPLFPKGALFPRSPAFRDFLLAKVVNAENAAEKSEKFRSMATRTRQEYLKDLAENYVTTTPIDSSTKFPLLSLGGKRKDKLKGAKGAELHSAGALVWAVMVDGGEEGEASEHKLPCLLGVSAESVVLIQRCTRRVVFNCSCRDVIGWKAVAETKEGGPRLDIFYERGESVSISVTENQAEDLREVVQRLELVTRGCEALEVTPLRDGVGQPGFLMNEEGFVTELQRFCYAESGGLQLWARVVRLCGRSLVHLGTEERTRLLRTAHKVHITVIPPDENGKPRRSFSELYQKAIKDAECKPGEDQSGEAWVLDERGDDEEELDKPLQGEKVTEADTVEVQVESHGAPAPPVGSEKGDGESFLAPPSLPLLRATSVQDQTSNQDQESSQLTRSFSLEKDSSYSDTNEGHIYDNVSLKEDRHIYENVGKLSDATPDLILAVKPKFAPADDQFISDFGEDKASASELPLSSSRLSSVDRAERNSRALSLHNSITKILSETTDTTEEEWQSIADLATACRSILEALSREDRKAGDQSGADHTDGKLNTKDSDSPGHLVEKVSQLEAMLKKLQDDLQKEKEDKAVLQAEVQSLRQNNQRLQEESQSTVARLIKVTELLCNVNKPC; encoded by the exons ATGCAGTCCGATGACCTATTTGCCCGAAAGTTTCGGCGGCAGAATGTACGACCAGCAGCCCCGACTGTCAACTTTGATCCGAAACCAGAGGCGGGCGTGGTGGAGTGGCCGCCGAGAAGGGAGGCGGATGGGTTAGAAGGGGATAACCTGACTCCTAGCCGGGCTGGACTAACCCTACGCACGGTGGGACGAGGCCACATCATGCAGCGGAGTAATAGCGATGTGACTTTAGGAGACCTGGACTCCGGGTGCAAGACCGGGGTTAAAGCGACTCGGGCAGTTGGCGAGAAGATGGGCGTGGGGGCTCAGATGGACACCGGGGTGCTGCTACACCGAGAATATGGCAGTCTTTCATCACTGGAGAGACAAAGTCAAATCCAGGATCAGCGAATTGCAAACCAAGGCCCGTTCAGTCCAAACGCCCTCCGGTTTAAGGACCCTTTCCTGCTTTTAGGACTCCAAGGCAACCCGCCGGAACCCGATGGCTTCTTTCGAGGCCTGTCCACCTCCACGGGAGATTCCCCCAAACCTGCGAAGCCGCCTAAGCCCGAAGATCTTAGTAAGAAATCTAAAACTGTTCCCCCTTCAATCCCCCAGCCCGGTCCCTATGATAACATCGGGGGCGGTGCTTGGGTGAGGAACTTTGCCCATTATGATGTTCAAAGTATACTTTTTGATCTGACGGAGGCGGCCACCAACCGAGACAGCATTGGACGCAAAAAGAATATCACTTCAGGAGCCTCAGCCGCCTCACAGATGCGACCCCTGTCCCAGGGAGCGCCTTCCTCACCGGCACAAGGAGGTGGGCTGGGCAACGGGAGTAGCGTGGATGACCCCGAGCAATCGATGCTGCTGGACGAAGGTGACGGCAACGACAATGAGCTCCTACTCAGCTGCCCCCACTTCCGAAATGAGACAGGTGGGGAGGAGCAAATGGGCCTGGGCCGATCTCAGGCCAGAAGGGGGCTGTGGTTGAGCCCGCGAACCCCCAACGACGCAGCTTCCGTCCTGGAAGAGCCCAGAGAAAGTCACATTCAGCAGCAAGGCAAAAGCAACTACTTTGTTGAACATGCCGATCTGGGGGCGCATTACTACCGCAAATATTTCTACATGAAAG AACATCAGAACTTCTTCGGCATGGATGATCGCTTGGGCCCGGTGGCCATCAGTTTCCGCAGAGAGGAGAAGGAAGGCACAAGTGGCGCCCAGTACAACTACAGAATCATCTTTCGCACcactgaa ATGAAAACACTTCGTGGGTCCATCTTGGAAGAGTCTGTTCCCTCCGCCGCCCGTCACACGACCCCTCGAGGTTTGTCTCCCAAGCGGCTGCTGGAGTTCATCCTGCCCGAACTCAATCTGCACTGCCTTCGTCTGGCCTCAAACTCCCCCAAAGTCCGTGACACCTTACTGAAGCTGGATGAGCAGGGG TTAAATTTCCAACGAAAAGTCGGTGTCATGTATTGCCGGGCTGGACAGAGCTCAGAGGAAGACATGTACAACAATGAAAGCTCTGGTCCAGCCTTCGAAGAGTTCCTGGATTTGCTCGGCGATCGAGTGCGCCTGAAAGGCTGGGAGAAGTACCGAGCTCAGCTGGATAACAAGA CCGACTCAACAGGGACACATTCCCTCTATACGCGATACCAAGACTATGAGATTATGTTCCATGTGTCTACTATGCTGCCCTACACAGCCAACAACACTCAACAG ttGCTGAGGAAGCGTCACATCGGCAACGACATTGTGACCATTGTGTTCCAGGAGCCAGGCGCATTGCCCTTTACGCCAAAATCCATCCGCTCCCACTTCCAACACGTCTTTATTATTGTTCAGGTTCATGAGGCCTGTACAGAAAACACCTATTACAG gGTGGCTGTGACACGGTCTAAAGACATGCCATTATTCGGTCCGCTATTCCCAAAGGGCGCACTCTTCCCTCGCTCGCCAGCCTTCAGAGACTTCCTCCTGGCCAAGGTAGTCAACGCGGAGAATGCGGCAGAAAAGTCGGAGAAGTTCCGTTCAATGGCCACTCGAACGAGACAGGAATACCTCAAGGATTTGGCCGAAAACTACGTGACCACGACGCCCATCGACTCCTCCACCAAGTTCCCGCTGCTCTCCCTCGGAGGCAAACGCAAAGACAAGCTGAAGGGCGCCAAAGGGGCCGAGCTCCATAGCGCCGGTGCGCTAGTTTGGGCCGTGATGGTGGATGGCGGGGAGGAAGGCGAGGCATCAGAGCACAAGCTGCCCTGTCTTCTGGGTGTTTCTGCTGAGTCGGTGGTGCTCATCCAGAGGTGCACTCGCAGGGTGGTTTTTAACTGCTCCTGCAGGGACGTCATCGGATGGAAGGCGGTGGCCGAGACCAAAGAGGGTGGGCCCCGTTTGGACATCTTCTATGAACGCGGAGAGTCAGTGTCCATCAGCGTAACTGAGAACCAAGCGGAGGATTTAAGAGAGGTGGTGCAGAGGCTGGAG TTGGTTACCCGAGGGTGCGAGGCCTTGGAAGTCACCCCGTTACGCGACGGCGTGGGCCAACCTGGCTTTCTGATGAATGAGGAGGGCTTTGTGACGGAGTTGCAGCGCTTCTGCTATGCCGAAAGCGGGGGACTGCAGTTATGGGCTCGTGTGGTACGCTTGTGCGGACGTTCTCTGGTCCACCTCGGCACAGAGGAGAGGACTAGACTACTTCGCACTGCGCACAAAGTCCACATCACAGTCATTCCGCCAGACGAAAACGGGAAACCCAGACG GAGCTTCTCTGAGCTGTACCAGAAAGCCATTAAGGACGCAGAGTGTAAGCCTGGCGAGGACCAGTCGGGTGAGGCCTGGGTTCTTGACGAGAGGGGGGATGATGAAGAGGAGCTGGACAAACCGCTTCAGGGGGAGAAGGTCACCGAAGCAGATACAGTGGAGGTCCAAGTGGAAAGCCATGGGGCACCAGCACCTCCAGTAGGAAGTGAGAAAGGTGATGGTGAGTCCTTCCTGGCACCGCCAAGCCTACCTCTGTTGCGGGCTACTTCGGTGCAAGACCAAACATCCAATCAGGACCAGGAGAGCTCGCAGCTCACACGCAGTTTTTCTTTAGAGAAGGACTCATCCTACAGTGATACCAATGAGGG acacatttatgacaatgTGTCCTTGAAAGAGGACCGCCACATCTACGAAAACGTTGGCAAACTGAGCGATGCCACGCCTGATCTGATCCTGGCAGTCAAGCCCAAATTTGCCCCGGCTGACGACCAG TTCATTTCAGATTTTGGTGAGGACAAAGCGTCGGCCAGTGAATTACCTCTTTCCTCCTCAAGGTTGTCCTCTGTGGACCGAGCAGAGAGAAACTCACGAGCCTTAAGTCTTCACAACTCCATTACCAAGA TTCTCTCAGAGACGACAGATACCACCGAGGAAGAGTGGCAGTCCATCGCTGACCTGGCCACGGCCTGCCGCAGCATCTTAGAGGCGCTGTCACGCGAGG ATCGCAAAGCTGGCGACCAATCAGGGGCCGATCACACGGATGGAAAGCTGAACACAAAGGATAG TGACTCTCCAGGCCACCTGGTGGAGAAGGTGTCACAGTTGGAGGCCatgctgaagaaactgcaggaTGACCTGCAAAAG GAGAAGGAGGACAAGGCGGTACTGCAGGCCGAGGTTCAGAGCCTACGGCAGAACAACCAGCGGCTGCAGGAAGAGTCACAAAGCACGGTGGCACGCCTCATCAAAGTCACTGAGCTCCTGTGCAACGTCAACAAACCCTGTTAG